Below is a genomic region from Flexivirga aerilata.
GCGGCTGCGCCCCGTCGACGGCCAGGGTTGCCGTGCAGTCCCCGATCGCCCAGGCACCGTCGCCCAGCCTGCGCGGCTCCTCGTAGGGCAGGTTGAGCGCCCGCAGGTCCGCAGCCACGTAGCGCGGTCGCAGCTCCGCCGGTGCGCTCACCAGGTCGGCGGGTCCGTGCACCCCGGTCAGGACGTGGAGCGCGTCCATGCCTGCCGCGTGCGCGCCGGCGACATCGGTCTCCAGCCGATCGCCGATGCCCAGGGTGTGGGCGGCGTCCTGTCCCAGCGCCTTCGCCGCGAGCTCATACATCAGCGGCCCGGGCTTGCCCACCACCTCCGGATCCACCTCGACCGCGAGCCGCACCGCCCGGACCAGAGAACCGTTGCCCGGCGCCACTCCCCGATCGGTCGGCAGCGTCAGGTCGTCGTTGGTCGCAACCCACCGGGCACCCGCCTGGATCGCGTAGGCAGCCTCGCCGAGGTCGGCCGCGGTGACCGCCGGACCGTACCCCTGCAGTACCGCCTTCACCTCGATGTCCACCCTGGTGTCCACCCCCATGTCCACCTGGGTGTCCACCCCGGTGTCTGCGCCGTCGGCACCCGCCGCGCGCTGTCGCATCATCTCCGGCGTCACGGGCTGCAATCCGACCGCGCGCACCGCCTCGGGCACGCCCCGGCCGCCGACGACCAGCACGTGGTCACCCGGGGTCAACCGTTCGGCGAGCCAGCTGGCGCCTGCCAGCGATGAGGTGAGCACCTGCTCGTCATCCAGGCGCACCCCGAGAGCACGCAGTTTCGCGGCAACATCGGCGGGCGTTCGCGACGCGTTGTTCGTCGCGAACACCACGCCACTGCCCGCGTCCACGGCGGCAGCAAGCCCGTCGACCGCATGCGGCACCGCCGAGGCCCCCCGGTAGACGACCCCGTCGAGGTCACAGACGAGCGCGGGATAACGACCGGCGAGCGGCCGGCCGGGCGCGGAAGGACTCGATGCAGTTGCGGTCACCGGGCCATTCTGCCGACCGCCTTCGTCACCGTCCTGGCGCGGGCCCCGGCAGGCGCCGGCTCACGGGCGACGGAGCACCTTCAGCGCGAAGGCCTCGACCTCGTAGCGGCTGACTCGCGCCCCGGCCGGTGGTTTCCAGAATCGCCGCAGCAGCGCTCCGTCGACGGCGACCAGCTCGCCGCCGGCCCAGCGCGACGCCTTCCGGCGAGTGGCTGCCGACCAGCAGACGACGTCGACCGTGTCGATCGTGGGAGACCGCGGCCCGTGCCGTGCCGCTGCCGGCCGGTCGACCACCAGCCGGAAGACGGCCAGCTCGTCCCCGCTCGGCATGACGCGCTGCTCCGGCGGCGCGCTGACCCTGCCGACGAGGTGGACCTCGTTGCGGGCGGTCGTGTCAGCGGCGGCTTCGCGGACCGTCGCGGCGGGTGTGGTGGGCATGGCGCCTCCCGTGGGTCGAACGGATGTCCGTCCCACTGT
It encodes:
- a CDS encoding HAD-IIA family hydrolase, giving the protein MTATASSPSAPGRPLAGRYPALVCDLDGVVYRGASAVPHAVDGLAAAVDAGSGVVFATNNASRTPADVAAKLRALGVRLDDEQVLTSSLAGASWLAERLTPGDHVLVVGGRGVPEAVRAVGLQPVTPEMMRQRAAGADGADTGVDTQVDMGVDTRVDIEVKAVLQGYGPAVTAADLGEAAYAIQAGARWVATNDDLTLPTDRGVAPGNGSLVRAVRLAVEVDPEVVGKPGPLMYELAAKALGQDAAHTLGIGDRLETDVAGAHAAGMDALHVLTGVHGPADLVSAPAELRPRYVAADLRALNLPYEEPRRLGDGAWAIGDCTATLAVDGAQPRVAFSGTPGPHAEADGVDGADAANDDGHGDGDIERLRLALRVLWAAIDDGRLTTQQAVAALPGRG
- a CDS encoding single-stranded DNA-binding protein, producing MPTTPAATVREAAADTTARNEVHLVGRVSAPPEQRVMPSGDELAVFRLVVDRPAAARHGPRSPTIDTVDVVCWSAATRRKASRWAGGELVAVDGALLRRFWKPPAGARVSRYEVEAFALKVLRRP